From Candidatus Paceibacterota bacterium, a single genomic window includes:
- a CDS encoding sigma-70 family RNA polymerase sigma factor has product MATKKKAVKKAPKKTAKKAVKKTPKKKITPKKAVKKVSKKAAKKKAAKVAPKRKATPKKTVKKAAKKTTRRTKKSAADMEKKAELLLMRGRERGYVTYDQILREFPKIEEDVLFLEEMYERFATASIDVLEGGGLLEAGVEDDVLDKKNIYRRSDSSYDSIQMYLREIGQYPLLTAEEERTLAKRITEGDEEAINLLARANLRLVVSIAKKYVGRSPDLTLLDLIQEGNLGLRRAVDKFDYTKGYKFSTYATWWIRQAITRALADQSRTIRIPVHMVETIAKYKQKVRQLSQDLGRDPLPEEVAAEMGLDVEKIHNIEKINQDTVSLESPVGDEGDDKSTLGDFIADDKILSPDKVASQRILADQMREVLDELSPKERKILEMRHGLEDGIYNTLEEVGKEFGVTRERIRQIEAKALEKIRTHERANQLKNY; this is encoded by the coding sequence ATGGCTACAAAAAAGAAAGCAGTAAAAAAAGCCCCAAAGAAAACTGCAAAAAAAGCGGTCAAGAAAACACCGAAAAAGAAAATTACACCAAAAAAAGCGGTGAAGAAAGTATCCAAAAAAGCAGCAAAAAAGAAGGCGGCTAAGGTGGCACCAAAGAGAAAAGCAACTCCCAAGAAAACGGTAAAGAAAGCAGCGAAGAAGACCACTCGTCGAACAAAGAAATCAGCAGCAGACATGGAGAAGAAAGCAGAATTGCTCCTCATGCGCGGTCGTGAGCGTGGTTATGTGACGTACGACCAGATCCTTAGGGAGTTTCCGAAGATCGAAGAAGATGTGCTATTTCTCGAGGAGATGTATGAACGCTTTGCGACCGCAAGCATTGACGTGCTTGAAGGTGGCGGACTTCTTGAGGCGGGTGTCGAGGATGATGTTTTGGATAAGAAGAATATCTACCGCCGTAGCGATTCATCCTACGACTCAATTCAGATGTATTTACGCGAGATCGGTCAATACCCGCTCCTTACCGCAGAAGAAGAGCGCACGCTCGCAAAGCGTATCACCGAGGGAGATGAGGAGGCAATCAACCTGCTTGCGCGCGCGAACCTACGCCTTGTGGTCTCAATCGCAAAGAAGTATGTTGGCCGAAGTCCGGACCTCACACTGCTCGACCTTATCCAGGAAGGCAACCTTGGCCTACGTCGTGCAGTTGATAAGTTTGATTATACAAAAGGCTACAAGTTCTCAACGTACGCAACGTGGTGGATCCGTCAGGCGATCACACGCGCACTCGCCGACCAGTCGCGCACCATTCGTATTCCGGTGCATATGGTAGAGACCATTGCCAAATATAAGCAGAAGGTACGCCAGTTGAGTCAGGACCTCGGGCGTGACCCGCTTCCTGAGGAAGTGGCGGCGGAGATGGGGCTCGATGTTGAGAAGATTCATAATATCGAGAAGATCAACCAGGATACTGTCTCACTCGAGAGTCCGGTTGGGGATGAAGGGGATGACAAGTCAACACTTGGTGATTTCATTGCTGACGATAAGATCCTCTCTCCTGATAAGGTTGCCTCACAGCGTATCTTGGCTGATCAGATGCGCGAGGTGCTCGATGAACTCTCACCAAAGGAGCGTAAGATCCTTGAGATGCGTCATGGGCTTGAAGACGGTATTTACAATACACTTGAAGAGGTGGGGAAGGAGTTCGGGGTTACCCGCGAACGTATCCGTCAGATCGAGGCAAAAGCACTCGAGAAGATCCGCACCCACGAGCGCGCCAACCAGCTAAAGAATTACTAA
- a CDS encoding ATP-dependent helicase has translation MSDAPTFNTLYKKLNAEQKKAVDAIEGPVMVVAGPGTGKTQILTLRIANILKQTDADPSSILALTFTEAGVAAMRKRLVSMIGADGYRVGIHTFHGFCNAMIGRYPDDFPRLVSSQAITDIDKILLLHEILESTEGLKEIRPFYDPVAYTRDIVGAISTLKREYLTPEEFKDRVEEEEKVFWAQDDLYNEKGTYKGKMKTMHQRAQKRIERNKELARVFETYEAALRERKLYDYEDMISVVVRRLEENRDVLQRLQEEFHYLLADEHQDANDAQNRLLELLADFHDNPNLFIVGDEKQAIFRFQGASLENFLYFKKKYPEALLVELKDSYRSGQVILDASHSLMEGTPGQEARTPLVSCAGVIGATVELRVFSADQYEAAWVAREAARLVGEGVPAEEIAILYRTNADAAVFAQALEREAVPHTVESNRNVLDDPAIAQFVMLLRATAHYGSDEYLARVLHARFLGFAPIDVYRALKYASRERMLLHDLLLNEEKLKDAKVADPKKMSVFAKRLAKWAEAGSNDPVPDVFNRILDESGFLTHALNTTRSVEMIEKLSGLARSTEMLALGERSYTLGDLVRHFDLLDEYRISIQKTGGARAGHGVRLMTAHRSKGLEFEQVFLVGAWDTHWGNKRKMDKFSLPLRGADDEGDNDDERRLFYVALTRAKARVAISYASSALSGSERLPSIFLEEMDEKAVVSESIREFEEALPPETFLVASPEQDGFSIADGEYLRELFIEQGLSVTALNNYLACPWRYFYSNLIRIPKIPTKDMILGTVVHQALRAFFDALGKGKVKKDVLLQTFRDALLHTTLSGRTYDDVLKKGEEALSGWFDAHDSWSKETLNEYRIETTLPLSIEGLSELRLRGDIDKMEICDDGVRVIDYKTGKPKSRNEMMGKTKARGAGDYFRQLVFYRLLLDLEGRYTMKDGAIDFIQPKPNGTYTSEVFSVEEDDVAVLRDEIARVSQEILTLSFWDTRCEAHKKGECEYCALRDLMQ, from the coding sequence ATGAGCGACGCGCCGACATTTAATACTCTCTATAAAAAGCTCAACGCTGAGCAGAAAAAGGCGGTCGATGCCATTGAAGGACCTGTCATGGTTGTTGCGGGACCGGGGACGGGGAAGACACAAATCCTTACACTGCGCATTGCAAACATCCTTAAGCAGACCGACGCAGATCCATCATCAATACTCGCGCTCACGTTTACGGAAGCGGGTGTTGCCGCGATGCGCAAACGCCTCGTCTCGATGATCGGGGCAGATGGTTATCGGGTTGGTATCCACACTTTCCACGGATTCTGTAACGCGATGATCGGCCGGTATCCGGACGATTTTCCGCGCTTGGTAAGCTCGCAGGCAATCACTGATATCGATAAAATACTCCTCCTTCATGAGATTCTTGAGTCGACCGAAGGACTCAAGGAGATTCGCCCGTTTTATGACCCAGTGGCGTATACGCGAGACATCGTCGGTGCCATAAGCACACTTAAGCGCGAATACCTCACACCGGAAGAGTTCAAAGATCGGGTCGAGGAAGAGGAGAAGGTGTTTTGGGCACAAGATGATCTCTACAACGAGAAGGGAACATACAAAGGCAAAATGAAGACGATGCACCAGCGTGCCCAGAAGCGTATAGAGCGCAACAAAGAACTCGCTCGGGTCTTTGAGACATACGAGGCAGCGCTTCGTGAGCGAAAACTCTACGACTATGAGGACATGATCTCAGTTGTGGTGCGTCGTCTTGAGGAAAATCGCGATGTATTGCAGCGACTCCAGGAGGAGTTTCACTATCTGCTTGCCGATGAGCACCAAGACGCGAACGATGCGCAGAACCGATTGTTGGAGCTTCTTGCGGATTTTCATGACAACCCCAACCTCTTCATTGTGGGCGACGAGAAGCAAGCAATCTTTCGTTTTCAAGGTGCGTCGCTTGAGAATTTCCTCTACTTCAAGAAGAAATACCCGGAAGCGCTTTTGGTGGAGCTTAAAGACTCGTATCGCTCCGGACAAGTCATTCTTGACGCATCGCACTCACTTATGGAAGGAACTCCCGGGCAAGAAGCGCGCACGCCGCTTGTCTCTTGTGCGGGAGTGATCGGTGCGACGGTCGAATTGCGGGTATTCTCTGCGGATCAATATGAAGCTGCGTGGGTAGCGCGTGAAGCAGCCCGGCTTGTCGGTGAGGGGGTTCCTGCGGAGGAGATAGCGATACTTTATCGTACCAACGCTGACGCCGCAGTGTTTGCGCAAGCACTTGAGCGCGAAGCAGTGCCGCATACAGTCGAATCTAATCGCAATGTGCTAGATGACCCGGCAATCGCGCAATTTGTGATGCTGCTTCGCGCCACTGCACACTACGGGAGCGACGAGTATCTCGCGCGCGTCCTCCATGCACGCTTCTTAGGGTTTGCGCCGATCGATGTATATCGCGCTCTTAAGTACGCAAGCCGTGAACGCATGCTGCTTCATGACCTCCTTTTGAATGAGGAGAAACTCAAAGATGCCAAGGTTGCAGACCCGAAGAAGATGAGTGTTTTTGCAAAGCGGCTCGCAAAGTGGGCTGAGGCGGGGAGTAACGATCCGGTTCCGGATGTATTCAATCGTATTCTTGATGAGTCGGGTTTTCTTACTCATGCGCTCAACACTACACGTTCAGTCGAGATGATTGAGAAGCTCTCGGGGTTGGCGCGTAGCACCGAGATGCTCGCTTTAGGTGAGCGTAGTTACACTCTGGGGGATTTGGTGCGACATTTTGATCTGCTCGATGAGTATCGTATTTCAATACAAAAAACAGGCGGAGCGCGTGCCGGGCACGGGGTGCGTCTCATGACCGCACATCGATCCAAAGGGCTTGAGTTCGAGCAAGTATTCCTTGTGGGTGCGTGGGACACACACTGGGGTAATAAGCGAAAGATGGACAAGTTTTCACTACCACTCCGTGGTGCCGATGATGAAGGCGATAACGATGACGAGCGTCGGCTTTTCTACGTTGCACTCACGCGGGCGAAGGCGCGAGTTGCGATCAGTTATGCATCAAGCGCACTGAGTGGTAGCGAGCGGCTCCCCTCAATATTTCTTGAAGAGATGGACGAGAAGGCGGTTGTAAGTGAGAGTATCCGAGAGTTTGAAGAGGCACTCCCTCCGGAGACGTTTCTTGTCGCATCACCCGAGCAAGACGGGTTCTCGATTGCTGATGGCGAGTACCTTCGCGAGCTTTTCATCGAACAAGGTCTCTCCGTTACTGCGCTCAATAACTATCTCGCGTGCCCATGGCGGTATTTCTACAGTAACCTTATCCGCATACCGAAGATACCGACAAAAGACATGATCTTAGGAACGGTGGTACACCAAGCGCTTCGCGCGTTCTTTGATGCGCTCGGAAAAGGGAAAGTAAAAAAGGATGTTCTTTTGCAAACGTTCCGTGATGCGTTGCTGCATACCACACTCTCAGGGCGTACCTATGATGATGTACTTAAAAAAGGGGAAGAAGCGCTTTCCGGTTGGTTTGACGCGCATGATTCATGGAGCAAAGAGACGCTCAACGAGTACCGCATCGAGACCACGCTTCCTCTGTCGATTGAGGGTCTCTCTGAGCTTCGTCTGCGAGGTGATATCGATAAAATGGAGATCTGTGATGATGGTGTGCGAGTTATTGACTACAAGACCGGCAAGCCAAAGTCGCGCAACGAGATGATGGGGAAGACCAAGGCGCGCGGTGCGGGAGACTACTTCAGGCAACTGGTTTTCTACAGGCTTCTGCTTGATCTTGAAGGCAGGTACACCATGAAGGACGGCGCAATCGACTTCATCCAACCGAAGCCGAATGGTACATACACAAGCGAGGTCTTTTCTGTTGAAGAGGATGACGTTGCGGTCCTTCGCGATGAGATTGCGCGAGTCTCTCAGGAGATACTCACGCTCTCGTTTTGGGATACCCGCTGCGAAGCGCACAAGAAGGGGGAGTGCGAGTACTGTGCACTACGCGATCTTATGCAGTAG
- a CDS encoding DsbA family protein, with translation MNMEDKKYTIPAAIVIAGLIIAGALYMVNQPSDTSTGDTERGTVAVPAVSADDHILGNPDAKVVIVEYSDFECPFCKNFHSTMHAIMNEYGTGGEVAWVYRHFPIVSRHPKAVTQAEASECAAELGGNQAFWDFADELYRTTPGNNQFDLTKLPEIATSVGLDEGAFNECLESGRYREKVQRQYEEVVAAGGRGTPHNVVIVGDQQAPIEGAQPIEVMRRVIETLLDDSGAQSIPAVPIQ, from the coding sequence ATGAATATGGAGGACAAGAAATATACTATACCCGCCGCAATAGTAATCGCGGGTCTTATCATAGCCGGAGCGCTCTACATGGTAAACCAGCCGAGCGACACATCAACCGGCGACACAGAACGAGGGACGGTTGCCGTCCCTGCTGTCTCGGCCGACGACCACATCTTAGGCAACCCGGATGCGAAAGTGGTGATTGTTGAATATTCTGATTTTGAGTGTCCGTTTTGTAAGAATTTTCACTCAACCATGCACGCAATCATGAACGAATACGGTACTGGCGGAGAGGTCGCCTGGGTCTATCGACACTTCCCGATCGTCTCTCGCCACCCTAAGGCGGTCACACAGGCAGAAGCGTCTGAGTGTGCGGCAGAACTCGGCGGCAACCAAGCGTTCTGGGACTTCGCGGATGAGCTCTACCGTACGACCCCCGGAAATAACCAATTTGATCTCACCAAACTCCCCGAGATTGCCACATCAGTAGGGCTTGATGAAGGTGCATTCAATGAATGTCTTGAGAGTGGTCGGTACCGCGAAAAGGTCCAGAGACAGTATGAAGAGGTGGTTGCTGCCGGCGGTCGTGGTACCCCACACAATGTGGTCATTGTTGGCGATCAACAAGCGCCGATTGAAGGAGCGCAGCCAATCGAAGTCATGCGCCGCGTCATCGAGACTCTCCTCGATGACTCAGGGGCACAGAGTATACCCGCAGTGCCTATCCAATAA
- a CDS encoding undecaprenyl-diphosphate phosphatase translates to MDFTSAIILGAVQGITEFLPISSSGHLILAREALGLETFYGLSIDAVLQLATSLAILLYFWRDFWKMAVSGFNWLRGRVIPTEERILIIALVVGTIPAIIFGLLLEGMMETTFRSAELVAWTLILGAVFFFVAERLAKQSRTLNVKRGFWIGMFQVLALIPGMSRSGSTIAGGLLLGLSRTDAAHFGFMLGFPIIFGSGMKKLLELGGNGGILSIGWPLAVGAATAFIVGVLAMHLMMRYLKNHTLDVFVIYRIALAVLVLYFVA, encoded by the coding sequence ATGGATTTTACCTCAGCAATTATCCTCGGCGCAGTACAAGGAATCACGGAATTCCTTCCCATTTCTTCTTCGGGGCACCTTATTCTCGCGAGAGAGGCGCTCGGGCTTGAGACATTTTATGGTCTCTCCATAGACGCGGTGCTCCAATTAGCTACCTCGCTGGCCATTCTGCTTTACTTTTGGCGGGATTTCTGGAAGATGGCAGTATCCGGGTTCAATTGGTTGCGTGGTCGGGTTATTCCGACAGAGGAGCGCATTCTTATCATTGCGCTCGTTGTTGGAACGATACCCGCAATCATCTTTGGGCTTTTGCTTGAGGGCATGATGGAGACAACCTTTCGGAGCGCTGAGCTTGTCGCGTGGACACTTATCCTCGGCGCCGTATTCTTTTTTGTAGCAGAACGACTCGCGAAACAGTCGCGTACACTCAATGTGAAGCGTGGGTTCTGGATTGGTATGTTCCAAGTGCTCGCACTCATTCCCGGCATGTCCCGTTCAGGCTCAACCATTGCGGGAGGACTCCTCCTTGGTCTTTCGCGCACAGACGCTGCACACTTTGGCTTTATGCTTGGTTTTCCAATCATTTTCGGTTCTGGGATGAAAAAACTTCTTGAGTTGGGTGGAAATGGTGGAATCCTCTCAATCGGTTGGCCGCTTGCTGTCGGTGCAGCAACCGCATTTATTGTCGGTGTCCTTGCGATGCATCTGATGATGCGTTATCTCAAGAACCACACACTTGATGTGTTCGTAATATACCGCATAGCACTTGCGGTACTCGTATTGTATTTTGTTGCCTAA
- a CDS encoding ribonuclease H-like domain-containing protein produces MRKVVFDIETKNTFEDVGKADPALLDISMVCVYDYETNAYHSYLQEELPQLWPLLEQTDMLIGYNSDHFDIPLLNKYYHGDLTRIKSLDLLKEIKNSLGRRLRLDSVAEATLGVKKSGHGLDAIRWWQQGEIDKIRQYCLDDVKITKEVYDYAMKNGKLRYMDFSEKKNIALDTSDWERDEDKGATMTHSLPF; encoded by the coding sequence ATGAGAAAAGTTGTATTTGATATTGAAACTAAAAATACATTCGAAGATGTCGGGAAAGCGGACCCGGCGCTTCTTGATATCTCTATGGTCTGTGTCTACGACTATGAGACCAACGCATACCACTCATACTTACAAGAAGAGTTGCCACAACTCTGGCCACTCCTTGAGCAGACCGACATGCTTATTGGCTACAACTCAGACCATTTTGATATCCCCCTGCTTAATAAGTATTACCACGGTGATCTCACGCGTATTAAGAGCCTCGACCTTCTCAAGGAGATAAAAAACTCACTCGGGAGACGTCTCCGTCTCGACTCTGTCGCTGAAGCAACACTCGGCGTGAAAAAGAGCGGACACGGGCTTGATGCGATCCGCTGGTGGCAACAGGGTGAGATCGACAAGATTCGCCAATATTGCCTCGACGATGTAAAGATTACCAAAGAGGTATACGACTATGCCATGAAGAACGGCAAGCTCCGTTATATGGATTTCTCAGAAAAAAAGAATATCGCACTCGACACGTCAGACTGGGAGAGAGATGAAGACAAGGGCGCAACGATGACGCACTCACTCCCGTTTTAG